A window of Mycolicibacterium fluoranthenivorans contains these coding sequences:
- a CDS encoding carboxylesterase/lipase family protein: protein MLSGPFGRRWSGSVARLLATAVIGVLVLGGCARGAGEVADISRVPTPDPGLDSGMVHIADGRLQGAAASGYVLFQGIPYAAPPVGPLRWQPPAPVTPWSGVRDATKPRPRCVQDTSRDPGWGRKISEDCLTLNVWVPAGAVGLPVMFWIHGGAFLNGSGELYGSRWLATKGRVIVVTINYRLGAPGFLAHPGVGDGNYGLADQQAALRWVHDNIGAFGGDPAKVTIAGESAGAMSVCDHLVAPGSAGLFRAVIIQSGPCQAQADLAAARRESLRYAARMGCADPADAARCLRALPAARLDQPPWFYRIGSDWLTGPTTGTPILPADPVAMIHDGKAARVPVLIGTTADEFTLFVALQYLRTGHKSTPADYPGLLADTFGRQGAAVGARYPLTRFGGDASLAYAAAVTDGVFACVAHRMATDLGRSAPVYGYEFDDPAPPTPDPLRHLPFSVGASHSLDLRYLFEIGGAPALTAAQQRLSDQMLSYWTQFVTTGVPAVPGGPVWPTVDGEPDARPDLDPRRSARPDLDPRRSARPDLDPRRSARPDLSSWMQLRPDGSRVVTDFAAAHQCAFWAGLPS, encoded by the coding sequence ATGCTGTCCGGTCCGTTCGGGCGCCGGTGGTCCGGCTCCGTCGCTCGCCTACTGGCCACCGCGGTGATCGGCGTGCTGGTCCTCGGCGGTTGCGCGCGCGGTGCCGGCGAGGTCGCCGATATCAGCCGGGTGCCCACACCGGACCCCGGGCTCGACAGCGGCATGGTGCACATCGCCGACGGCCGGCTTCAAGGGGCTGCCGCCTCCGGCTACGTTCTGTTCCAAGGCATCCCGTACGCGGCGCCCCCGGTGGGCCCGCTGCGCTGGCAACCACCCGCGCCGGTCACCCCGTGGTCGGGTGTCCGGGACGCGACCAAGCCCCGTCCCCGCTGCGTGCAGGACACCTCGCGCGATCCCGGTTGGGGCCGCAAGATCTCGGAAGACTGCCTGACACTCAACGTCTGGGTGCCCGCCGGTGCCGTCGGGCTGCCGGTGATGTTCTGGATTCACGGCGGCGCGTTCCTCAACGGCAGCGGCGAGCTGTACGGCTCGCGCTGGTTGGCGACCAAGGGCCGGGTCATCGTGGTCACCATCAACTATCGGCTCGGGGCGCCGGGATTCCTCGCTCACCCGGGCGTCGGGGACGGCAATTACGGGCTCGCCGACCAACAGGCGGCGCTGCGCTGGGTGCACGACAACATCGGTGCGTTCGGTGGTGATCCCGCGAAAGTCACCATCGCCGGGGAGTCGGCGGGGGCGATGTCGGTATGCGATCACCTTGTGGCGCCTGGTTCGGCGGGACTGTTCCGGGCCGTCATCATCCAGAGCGGTCCGTGTCAGGCGCAGGCCGACCTGGCCGCCGCGCGGCGCGAGAGCCTGCGCTACGCCGCGCGGATGGGCTGCGCCGATCCGGCGGACGCGGCGCGTTGCCTCCGCGCGCTGCCCGCGGCCAGACTCGATCAGCCACCGTGGTTCTACCGGATCGGCAGTGATTGGCTGACCGGCCCGACGACCGGCACACCGATCCTGCCGGCCGATCCGGTCGCGATGATCCACGACGGAAAGGCGGCCAGGGTCCCGGTGCTCATCGGGACCACCGCCGACGAATTCACGCTGTTCGTGGCTCTGCAGTACCTGCGTACCGGGCACAAGTCCACTCCCGCCGACTACCCGGGCCTGCTCGCGGACACCTTCGGTCGCCAGGGTGCTGCGGTCGGCGCGCGATATCCGCTGACTCGCTTCGGCGGTGACGCATCGCTGGCGTACGCCGCGGCGGTCACCGACGGTGTCTTCGCCTGCGTCGCGCACCGGATGGCCACCGACTTGGGCAGGTCGGCGCCGGTGTACGGCTACGAGTTCGACGATCCCGCTCCACCGACTCCGGACCCGTTGCGGCACCTGCCCTTCTCGGTGGGCGCCAGCCACTCCCTGGACTTGCGGTACCTGTTCGAGATCGGCGGGGCGCCCGCCTTGACCGCGGCCCAGCAGCGGCTGTCCGATCAGATGCTGTCGTACTGGACGCAATTCGTCACCACCGGTGTCCCCGCCGTGCCGGGTGGGCCGGTGTGGCCAACGGTCGACGGCGAACCTGATGCTCGCCCCGACCTCGATCCCCGTCGCTCCGCTCGCCCCGACCTCGATCCCCGTCGCTCCGCTCGCCCCGACCTCGATCCCCGTCGCTCCGCTCGCCCCGACCTCTCGTCGTGGATGCAGCTGCGACCCGACGGCAGTCGGGTGGTCACCGACTTCGCGGCGGCTCACCAGTGTGCGTTCTGGGCCGGACTGCCGAGCTGA
- the rplC gene encoding 50S ribosomal protein L3, which produces MARKGILGTKLGMTQVFDENNKVVPVTVVKAGPNVVTRIRTTERDGYSAVQLAYGEISPRKVNKPVAGQFAAAGVNPRRHLAELRLENEAAAAEYEVGQELTADIFADGAYVDVTGTSKGKGFAGTMKRHGFKGQGASHGAQAVHRRPGSIGGCATPGRVFKGTRMSGRMGSDRITTQNLKVHKVDAENGVLLIKGAVPGRNGGLVVVRTAIKRGEK; this is translated from the coding sequence ATGGCTAGAAAAGGCATTTTGGGCACCAAGCTGGGCATGACGCAGGTGTTCGACGAGAACAACAAAGTCGTCCCGGTGACGGTCGTCAAGGCCGGCCCCAACGTGGTGACCCGCATCCGCACCACCGAGCGTGACGGTTACAGCGCCGTGCAGCTCGCCTACGGCGAGATCAGCCCGCGCAAGGTCAACAAGCCGGTCGCCGGCCAGTTCGCCGCCGCCGGGGTCAACCCGCGCCGGCACCTGGCGGAGCTGCGCCTGGAGAACGAAGCCGCCGCCGCCGAGTACGAGGTCGGCCAGGAGCTGACCGCCGACATCTTCGCCGATGGTGCGTATGTCGACGTGACCGGCACCAGCAAGGGCAAGGGCTTCGCCGGCACCATGAAGCGCCACGGTTTCAAGGGCCAGGGTGCTTCGCACGGTGCGCAGGCCGTGCACCGTCGTCCCGGCTCGATCGGTGGCTGCGCCACCCCGGGCCGCGTCTTCAAGGGCACCCGTATGTCGGGCCGCATGGGTAGCGATCGCATCACCACCCAGAACCTGAAGGTGCACAAGGTCGACGCCGAGAACGGCGTGCTGTTGATCAAGGGCGCAGTTCCCGGGCGCAACGGTGGACTGGTCGTGGTTCGCACCGCGATCAAACGAGGTGAGAAGTAA
- a CDS encoding nuclear transport factor 2 family protein, whose amino-acid sequence MSDFAQIWVDAWNRHDVEAVLAHFHDDVVFSSPVAGRVVPGSGGVVRGKAALREYWTSALAQLPDLHFDLVAVYRGVSTLVINYRNQRGQLVNEVLIFDGELVCEGHGTYLE is encoded by the coding sequence ATGAGCGACTTCGCACAGATCTGGGTGGATGCCTGGAACCGGCACGATGTCGAGGCCGTGCTCGCGCACTTCCACGATGACGTGGTGTTCAGCTCGCCGGTGGCCGGGCGCGTCGTGCCCGGAAGTGGGGGAGTGGTGCGCGGTAAGGCGGCGTTGCGCGAGTACTGGACCAGCGCACTGGCGCAACTTCCCGACCTGCACTTCGATCTGGTCGCGGTCTATCGGGGTGTGTCCACCCTCGTCATCAACTACCGCAATCAGCGCGGACAGCTGGTCAACGAGGTCCTCATCTTCGACGGGGAACTGGTGTGCGAGGGCCACGGCACCTACCTGGAGTAG
- the rpsJ gene encoding 30S ribosomal protein S10, producing MAGQKIRIRLKAYDHEAIDASARKIVETVTRTGASVVGPVPLPTEKNVYCVIRSPHKYKDSREHFEMRTHKRLIDILDPTPKTVDALMRIDLPASVDVNIQ from the coding sequence GTGGCGGGACAGAAGATCCGCATCAGGCTCAAGGCCTACGACCATGAGGCGATCGACGCCTCGGCGCGAAAGATCGTCGAGACTGTCACCCGTACGGGCGCCAGCGTGGTCGGCCCGGTGCCGCTGCCGACCGAGAAGAACGTGTATTGCGTTATCCGGTCTCCCCATAAGTACAAGGACTCGCGGGAGCATTTCGAAATGCGTACCCACAAGCGCCTTATCGACATCCTCGACCCGACGCCGAAGACCGTTGACGCCTTGATGCGCATCGATCTCCCGGCGAGTGTCGACGTCAACATCCAGTAG
- the rplD gene encoding 50S ribosomal protein L4 encodes MTSLKIDVHTPDGKLDGSVELPAALFDAEANIALLHQVVNAQLAAARQGTHSAKTRAEVSGGGKKPYRQKGTGRARQGSTRAPQFTGGGAVHAPKPRDYSQRTPKKMIAAALRGALSDRARNERIHAVTELVAGQVPSTKSAKGFLGTLTDRKRVLVVIGRADEVGAKSVRNLPGVHVLSADQLNTYDVLRADDIVFSVEALNAYIAANTKDQKEGASV; translated from the coding sequence ATGACTTCTTTGAAGATTGACGTTCATACCCCGGACGGCAAGCTGGATGGTTCCGTGGAACTGCCGGCTGCCCTCTTCGACGCCGAAGCCAACATCGCGCTGCTGCACCAGGTGGTCAACGCGCAGCTGGCTGCCGCCCGCCAGGGCACGCATTCGGCCAAGACTCGCGCCGAGGTGTCCGGTGGCGGCAAGAAGCCGTACCGCCAGAAGGGCACCGGCCGCGCGCGCCAGGGCTCGACTCGTGCGCCGCAGTTCACCGGTGGTGGCGCAGTGCATGCGCCGAAGCCGCGTGACTACAGCCAGCGCACCCCGAAGAAGATGATCGCCGCCGCCCTGCGCGGGGCGCTCTCGGACCGGGCGCGCAACGAGCGGATCCACGCCGTCACCGAACTGGTGGCCGGCCAGGTCCCGTCCACGAAGAGCGCCAAGGGTTTCCTGGGCACGCTGACCGACCGCAAGCGCGTGCTGGTGGTCATCGGCCGCGCCGACGAGGTCGGTGCCAAGAGCGTGCGCAACCTCCCCGGGGTGCACGTGCTCTCGGCCGACCAGCTGAACACCTACGACGTGCTCCGTGCCGATGACATCGTGTTCAGCGTCGAGGCGCTCAACGCGTACATCGCCGCGAACACGAAGGACCAAAAAGAAGGAGCGTCGGTCTGA
- a CDS encoding hotdog fold domain-containing protein, whose product MWPPSSTYRAWQQLSRRPGGTLLFSAAAMIRVPYFASVLPHVRRMEPGLAEVTVPKWFFVYNHLHTVHAIASCNAAEVAMGMAMEATVPATHRWIPKAMTVQYLAKATSSLRAVAGFEVPDFGALAEGTEIVVPVRILDRTGAEVVHAEITTWVTPA is encoded by the coding sequence ATGTGGCCTCCGAGCTCGACCTATCGCGCATGGCAACAGCTGTCCCGGCGGCCCGGCGGCACCCTCCTGTTCTCCGCCGCCGCCATGATCCGCGTGCCGTACTTCGCCTCGGTGCTGCCGCACGTGCGGCGGATGGAGCCCGGCCTCGCCGAGGTGACGGTGCCCAAGTGGTTCTTCGTCTACAACCATCTGCACACCGTGCATGCGATCGCGTCCTGTAACGCCGCCGAGGTGGCGATGGGGATGGCCATGGAAGCCACGGTGCCCGCCACGCATCGCTGGATCCCCAAGGCCATGACGGTCCAGTATCTGGCCAAGGCCACCTCGTCGCTGCGGGCCGTCGCGGGGTTCGAGGTGCCGGACTTCGGTGCGCTCGCCGAGGGCACCGAGATCGTCGTCCCGGTCCGGATCCTGGACCGTACGGGCGCGGAAGTGGTGCACGCCGAGATCACCACCTGGGTCACGCCGGCCTGA
- the rplW gene encoding 50S ribosomal protein L23: MATITDPRDIILAPVISEKSYGLIEGNVYTFVVHPDSNKTQIKIAVEKIFSVKVDSVNTANRQGKRKRTRTGYGQRKSTKRAIVTLAPGSKPIDLFGAPA; this comes from the coding sequence ATGGCAACGATTACCGACCCCCGCGACATCATCCTGGCCCCGGTCATCTCGGAGAAGTCCTACGGACTGATCGAGGGCAACGTGTACACGTTTGTGGTGCACCCGGATTCGAACAAGACGCAGATCAAGATCGCCGTCGAGAAGATCTTCTCCGTCAAGGTCGACTCGGTGAACACCGCCAACCGGCAGGGCAAGCGCAAGCGCACCCGCACCGGCTACGGCCAGCGCAAGAGCACCAAGCGCGCGATCGTGACCCTGGCGCCGGGCAGCAAGCCGATCGACCTCTTCGGAGCACCGGCCTGA